GGCGTGCACCAGTGCCTGGGCCAGCCGCTGGCCCGGATGGAATTGCAGGTCGTGTACGGCACCCTGTATCGGCGGATACCCACGCTGCGGCTGGCGATTCCGTTCGAGGATCTGCGGTTCAAACACGACATGATCGTGTACGGCGTCCACTCGCTCCCCGTCTCCTGGTAAGGATCGAAGTCATGAAGGTTGTTGTGGATCAGGACAAGTGCGTCGGCGCCGGACAGTGCGTGCTGCTCGCCCCGGACGTGTTCGACCAGCGCGACGAGGACGGCATCGTGGTGCTGCTGCAAGCGAATCCGCCCGCCGAGCTGCACGACGACGTGCGGCAGGCGGCGCGGGTGTGCCCGGCGCTGGCGATCGAGCTGGACGAGTCGTGATCGCGGTCGTCGGCGCCTCGGCCGCGGGCCTGACCGCGGCCCAGGCGCTGCGCCGGGAGGGTTACGAGGGCCCGCTCACCGTCATCGGCGACGAGGACCGGATGCCATACGACCGGCCGCCGCTGTCCAAGCAGATCCTCTCCGGC
The Nocardia terpenica genome window above contains:
- a CDS encoding ferredoxin, coding for MKVVVDQDKCVGAGQCVLLAPDVFDQRDEDGIVVLLQANPPAELHDDVRQAARVCPALAIELDES